A genome region from Mustelus asterias unplaced genomic scaffold, sMusAst1.hap1.1 HAP1_SCAFFOLD_47, whole genome shotgun sequence includes the following:
- the LOC144483176 gene encoding LOW QUALITY PROTEIN: uncharacterized protein LOC144483176 (The sequence of the model RefSeq protein was modified relative to this genomic sequence to represent the inferred CDS: substituted 1 base at 1 genomic stop codon) has translation MEKPWKCGDCGKRYRPPCDLEIHRRSHTGERPFTCSECEKXYIQLSHLLRHKVTHSNERPFKCSDCGSGFKHAADLREHERIHTEERPFSCSHCTKTFRTSSNLRQHQRVHTGERPFTCSVCGKGFTQSSSLLKHKVTHTQERPFKCSECGRGFKSSGDLQTHQRVHTGERPFTCCVCGKGFTQSSHLQNHKVTHSNERPFKCSDCGSSFKSAADLNIHQRIHSEERPFSCSHCTKRFKTSSNLRVHQRVHTGKRPFTCSVCGKGFTQSSGLTTHKVTHSNERPFKCSDCGRGFKSAADLMIHQRIHTGERPFICPMCGKGFTLSSHLLKHQQVHTDKRKFKCSDCEKSFKNPHGLREHQRIHTGDTPFNCSQCGKRFRTSPHLQIHQRVHTGERPFKCPECGKCFKGSGDLQYHQRVHTDERPFRCSHCGTGFRRLFELTVHQRTHTGERPFICPQCGKGFTQSSNLLTHQQIHTEKRPFICSECGKGFARPSNLLTHQRVHTGERPFTCSECGKGFIRSSNLLIHQRVHTNERPFSCSECGKGFINSSTLQAHQRIHTGEKPFTCSTCGKCFNRSYNLLVHQRVHK, from the exons atggagaaaccgtggaaatgtggggactgtgggaagagatacagaccCCCCTGTGACctggaaatccatcgacgcagtcacaccggggagaggccatttacctgctctgagtgtgagaagtGATAcattcagttatcccacctgctcagacacaaagtcactcacagcaatgagagaccctttaaatgttctgactgtggaagcGGCTTCAAACATGCTGCGGATCTGAGAGAGcacgagcgcattcacactgaggagagaccgttcagctgctctcactgcacaaagacattcagaacatcatccaacctgcggcaacaccagcgagttcacaccggggagagaccgttcacctgctctgtgtgtgggaagggattcactcagtcatccagcctgctgaaacacaaagtcactcacacccaggagagaccctttaaatgctctgaatgtgggagagGCTTCAAAAGCTCAGGTG acctgcagacacaccagcgagttcatactggggagagaccattcacctgctgtgtgtgtggaaagggattcactcagtcatcccacctacagaatcacaaagtcactcacagcaatgagagaccctttaaatgctctgactgtgggagcagcttcaaaagtgctgcggatctgaatatccaccagcgcattcacagtgaggagagaccgttcagctgctctcactgcacaaagaggttcaaAACCTCATCCAatctgcgggtacaccagcgagttcacactgggaagaggccattcacttgctctgtgtgtgggaagggattcactcagtcatctggtcTGAcaacacacaaagtcactcacagcaatgagagaccttttaaatgctctgactgtgggcgtggcttcaaaagtgctgcggatctgatgattcaccagcgcattcaca caggtgaacg gccattcatctgccccatgtgtgggaaaggattcactctctcatcccacctgctgaaacatcagcaagttcacactgacaagagaaagtttaaatgctccgactgtgagaagagctttaaaaacccACATGGACTGAGGgagcaccagcgcattcacaccggggacacaccGTTCAActgctcacagtgtgggaagaggttcaggaCATCACCCCACCTTCAGATACACCAACGAGTTCATACtggtgagagaccttttaaatgtccagagtGTGGGAAGTGCTTCAAAGGTTCTGGAGATCTTCAataccatcaacgtgttcacactgatgagagaccgttcagatgctctcactgcgGAACTGGGTTCAGACGATTATTTGAACTCACTGTacatcagcgcactcacactggggagaggccgttcatctgcccccagtgtgggaagggattcactcagtcctccaacctgctgacacaccagcagattcacactgagaagagaccattcatctgctctgaatgtggaaagggatttgcgCGACCATccaatctgctgacacaccagcgagttcacactggggagagaccattcacctgctccgagtgtgggaagggatttattcgatcatccaatctgctgatacaccagcgagttcacaccaatgagagacccttctcctgctctgagtgtgggaagggatttattaattcatctaccctgcaggcacaccagcgaattcacaccggggagaagcccttCACATGCTCCACATGTGGAAAGTGTTTTAATCGATCATACAACCTGCtggtgcaccagcgagttcataaatGA